One Weissella ceti DNA window includes the following coding sequences:
- a CDS encoding APC family permease, which produces MAGNVWQKMSRRASLSNYEDSNRKLVPSLRTKDLIAMGIGAIVGAGIFTIPGIVAADYAGPAVVISFIIAAVVAGLSALAYSEFASALPFSGAIYAWSNVIFGEFIGWLIGWIVISEYVIALALLASGWSAYFQGFISGLGVDMPTALSGSFNMANGNFVDLMSAIALIGTAMLIVRGMKGVAIVENTLVIMKVGVILLFIVVGATAIQVTNWMPFVPAHEVGTTFGGMQGIVGGAAQVFFAYIGFDTIAANSAETIDAQKTMPKAIIGTLVVATGLFIAVAAVLTGMFPYQEYAGNAEPAAWALRQAGHYFTANLLSIVALGGMFTGIIAFMIGGSRLLYSFAKDGLLPKGMSKLDNQGLPLIATIVLTVIAVILASAMPVELLANLVSAGTLIAFGAASLGIVFLRKRKDIDHSGYKVPLYPVLPIISVLCCLGLFVSLSLESIMMTMVWIAMGAVVYFVYGMKHSVQNKD; this is translated from the coding sequence ATGGCAGGAAATGTTTGGCAAAAAATGAGCCGACGAGCAAGCCTTTCGAATTATGAAGATTCGAATCGTAAGTTGGTTCCATCACTACGAACAAAAGATTTGATTGCAATGGGTATCGGTGCGATTGTTGGAGCCGGGATTTTTACAATTCCTGGAATCGTCGCAGCTGACTACGCTGGACCTGCTGTCGTTATCTCATTTATTATCGCTGCCGTCGTTGCTGGATTGTCAGCGTTGGCCTATTCTGAATTTGCCTCAGCGTTGCCTTTCTCAGGTGCGATTTACGCTTGGTCAAACGTTATTTTTGGAGAATTCATTGGTTGGCTAATCGGATGGATCGTTATTTCCGAATACGTGATTGCGTTGGCTTTGCTTGCTTCAGGATGGTCAGCCTACTTCCAAGGATTTATTAGTGGGCTAGGGGTTGATATGCCAACTGCTTTGAGTGGATCATTCAACATGGCTAATGGTAATTTTGTGGACTTAATGAGTGCAATTGCGTTGATTGGAACAGCAATGCTAATCGTTCGTGGAATGAAGGGTGTGGCGATTGTTGAAAACACGCTTGTTATCATGAAGGTTGGAGTTATCTTGTTGTTCATCGTTGTTGGTGCAACTGCAATTCAAGTGACTAACTGGATGCCATTTGTTCCAGCTCATGAAGTCGGAACAACATTTGGTGGTATGCAAGGGATTGTTGGTGGAGCAGCGCAAGTATTCTTCGCTTACATCGGATTTGACACAATTGCTGCTAACTCAGCTGAAACAATTGACGCACAAAAGACAATGCCAAAGGCCATTATTGGAACTTTGGTTGTTGCGACAGGATTGTTTATCGCCGTTGCGGCTGTGTTGACTGGTATGTTCCCATACCAAGAATACGCAGGTAACGCAGAACCAGCTGCCTGGGCATTGCGTCAAGCAGGCCACTACTTTACAGCTAACCTACTATCTATTGTTGCGTTAGGTGGAATGTTTACAGGTATTATCGCCTTCATGATTGGTGGATCACGTTTGTTGTACTCATTCGCCAAGGATGGTTTGTTGCCAAAGGGCATGTCTAAGTTGGATAACCAAGGCCTACCTTTGATTGCCACAATCGTATTGACTGTTATCGCGGTTATTTTGGCATCTGCAATGCCAGTTGAATTGCTAGCGAATTTGGTTTCTGCTGGAACATTGATTGCCTTTGGAGCAGCGTCACTTGGAATCGTCTTCTTGCGTAAGCGTAAGGATATTGATCACTCAGGATACAAGGTACCACTTTACCCAGTATTACCAATCATCTCAGTATTGTGCTGTCTAGGATTGTTTGTCAGCCTTAGTCTAGAATCAATTATGATGACGATGGTTTGGATTGCTATGGGAGCCGTTGTTTACTTCGTATATGGCATGAAACACAGTGTGCAAAATAAAGATTAA
- a CDS encoding glycosyltransferase family protein: MSLKSKLKSALSSQSALSFYIIAAFSFLLLLPQIMTHSPILGVDALFHFNRFYDTAMQIDHGTFNYFQTMYGFNGNGRIINAVYGPIFAYLAGGLLLICKSWFVFEVVSSILVIFVAGVGVRYLARAMNVPFIGQIIAALLYMTMPLTNQWMLNQSFTAVGAAVLPFVLIYGVYFYTKKENYPWINLSVALATLTQIHFLSALIASLTLLIFFIGAQLRAHDTLKLLFWPLIRAMALFGLLISNLVITLIDVNSTNNLMTPFIPADIMSKSMHFSFGDASLRQYGLTGMTLIIFVIIGATLFYRQFSQIQRDSLWIGTIFIIASSVLIPWTTLRTLFPTIVNTLQFPSRLAVISSILTAILAGLIFTKLLAYKPESPSIYITVWLVIVGLVTLNVTNIIDNGFSSTRHFNKERVMKNRSYMVNSGKLSVEDERKAWVGNDLTIAMKMIQKQTPDYLPVSNLAPSDDAYLLYRHDLLLNPLRPIISASPELTMTWSAEQAKHSVMVPTIVYAHSNVTHNGHTIAEPRTSKVGALIIDQTKGQNVVTNDYEPNAVFWPVICLNLLTWIGAIIALSWPRQRKG, from the coding sequence ATGTCACTTAAGTCCAAGCTCAAATCAGCATTATCTAGCCAATCTGCACTATCCTTCTATATCATAGCTGCATTTTCATTTCTGTTACTTTTACCACAAATCATGACACATAGTCCTATCCTTGGAGTAGATGCCCTATTCCATTTTAACCGTTTCTACGACACAGCTATGCAAATCGATCACGGGACCTTTAATTATTTTCAAACGATGTATGGTTTTAATGGAAATGGCCGTATCATTAATGCTGTTTATGGACCTATCTTTGCCTATTTAGCAGGTGGATTACTCCTAATCTGCAAAAGCTGGTTTGTATTTGAAGTCGTTTCGAGCATTTTAGTTATTTTCGTTGCTGGTGTAGGGGTTCGTTACTTAGCACGTGCAATGAATGTGCCATTCATTGGGCAAATCATCGCTGCTTTGTTGTACATGACTATGCCGCTCACTAATCAATGGATGCTAAACCAGTCCTTTACTGCCGTTGGGGCTGCAGTGCTCCCTTTCGTACTAATCTATGGTGTTTACTTTTATACAAAAAAAGAGAATTACCCCTGGATTAACTTAAGTGTTGCTTTGGCAACATTGACACAAATCCACTTTTTAAGTGCTTTAATCGCCTCATTAACTTTGTTAATTTTCTTTATTGGCGCTCAATTACGTGCTCATGACACACTAAAATTATTATTCTGGCCACTTATTCGAGCTATGGCTTTATTCGGGTTACTAATTAGTAACCTTGTCATCACATTAATTGATGTTAATAGTACGAACAATTTAATGACGCCATTTATTCCCGCTGACATCATGAGTAAATCGATGCATTTCTCATTTGGAGATGCTTCATTACGCCAGTATGGTTTAACTGGTATGACGTTAATTATCTTCGTTATCATCGGAGCGACGTTATTTTATCGCCAATTTAGTCAAATCCAACGTGATAGCCTTTGGATTGGCACAATTTTTATCATCGCATCTTCTGTGTTAATCCCTTGGACCACACTGCGTACATTATTTCCCACGATTGTTAATACGCTACAATTTCCTTCGCGCTTAGCGGTTATTAGTAGCATTTTGACCGCTATCTTAGCCGGATTAATTTTCACTAAGCTACTTGCTTATAAGCCAGAATCACCATCGATCTATATAACAGTTTGGCTGGTTATTGTTGGATTAGTAACATTAAACGTCACTAACATCATTGATAACGGATTTTCATCTACACGTCATTTCAATAAAGAGCGCGTCATGAAAAATCGTTCATATATGGTGAATAGTGGTAAACTTAGTGTAGAGGATGAACGTAAAGCATGGGTTGGTAATGATCTAACAATTGCTATGAAGATGATTCAAAAACAAACGCCGGATTATCTGCCAGTATCTAATTTAGCTCCTTCAGATGATGCATATCTACTTTATCGTCATGATTTACTTCTAAATCCATTACGTCCAATTATCAGTGCATCACCCGAGTTAACAATGACATGGAGTGCTGAACAAGCTAAGCATTCCGTAATGGTACCAACGATTGTCTACGCTCATTCTAACGTGACACACAATGGTCATACCATTGCTGAACCACGCACATCTAAAGTTGGTGCATTGATTATTGATCAAACAAAGGGTCAAAATGTCGTCACCAATGATTACGAACCAAACGCTGTATTCTGGCCCGTGATTTGTTTAAACTTACTCACTTGGATTGGCGCAATAATTGCGCTTAGTTGGCCTCGCCAACGGAAAGGATGA
- a CDS encoding quinone oxidoreductase family protein, translated as MLAIEMSEFGTPAVLKATRVDTPEVTPNQVLVQNHAIAIDPYDVKFVAGMMGDQKLPVIPGSSVVGEVIAVGDKVTDYKVGDRVAASRHLKTYAEQVPVHQKHLAKVPDNISDELAVASVLGAATGYEMITAGLDVQPDQNILITGAAGAVGSVAVQAALLRGANVYALVRPNQAQRVEALGNVTVIDADSIPSDVTFDGALNTITDDVTLERIAKQLSPNGKMLTLLPVPTSLENQENVQHAFASADGNILANLLADMSADKIHIAMADTMPFNEKNLQEAHRMMLEDHPQGKLVLTF; from the coding sequence ATGTTAGCCATTGAAATGTCTGAATTCGGAACACCTGCGGTTCTTAAGGCCACACGTGTGGACACACCCGAAGTAACACCTAACCAGGTTTTAGTTCAAAACCACGCTATTGCAATTGATCCATACGACGTTAAATTTGTTGCAGGGATGATGGGTGACCAAAAATTGCCTGTCATTCCTGGATCAAGCGTTGTTGGTGAAGTAATTGCAGTTGGTGATAAAGTCACTGATTACAAGGTAGGCGATCGTGTAGCCGCGTCGCGTCATCTGAAGACCTACGCGGAACAAGTTCCAGTCCATCAAAAGCATCTTGCGAAAGTGCCTGACAATATCTCAGATGAACTAGCCGTTGCTTCTGTTCTAGGCGCCGCTACAGGCTATGAAATGATTACAGCTGGCTTAGATGTTCAACCTGACCAAAACATCCTTATTACAGGTGCTGCTGGTGCTGTAGGAAGTGTAGCTGTCCAAGCTGCCTTGCTACGTGGTGCAAATGTATATGCACTTGTCCGCCCTAACCAAGCACAACGTGTTGAAGCATTGGGCAATGTAACCGTCATTGATGCAGATAGCATTCCTAGTGACGTCACCTTCGATGGTGCCCTTAATACAATTACTGATGATGTCACACTAGAACGTATTGCTAAGCAATTGTCACCAAATGGTAAGATGCTTACTTTACTTCCTGTACCTACCTCTTTGGAAAATCAAGAGAACGTTCAACATGCATTCGCAAGCGCAGATGGTAACATTCTAGCTAATCTGTTAGCTGATATGTCTGCTGATAAGATTCACATTGCTATGGCAGATACTATGCCATTTAATGAAAAGAATCTTCAAGAAGCCCATCGTATGATGCTTGAGGATCACCCACAAGGTAAGCTCGTTCTTACTTTTTAA
- a CDS encoding ABC transporter permease, with the protein MLRIAHYNNEQKYRDNYLGNFWQFADPMLQIGIMVLMFAARQGQTENNPHTPGIIGAVTWIALGMVTYFYMQSSMLKSSKSIQRQMKLLARMKFNLSAIPLTDIITELRRYFIMMVVVMLVIVFGLGVWPSLWWLQYFYYFFAMIIFLYALSLVTSTVSVLIPDFYNAYAAILRVGMWVSGVVISIDSPPLPETISQILKLNPLYYIIKGMRETLMLNPVGFWDNMTLTCIFWGIVSIFLIVGVHIHMRFRDRFLDFI; encoded by the coding sequence ATGCTAAGAATTGCGCATTATAATAATGAGCAAAAATATCGAGATAATTATTTAGGAAATTTCTGGCAATTTGCAGATCCAATGTTACAAATTGGGATTATGGTATTGATGTTTGCTGCCCGCCAAGGACAAACTGAAAATAATCCCCATACACCGGGAATAATTGGTGCAGTTACATGGATTGCATTGGGGATGGTTACATATTTCTACATGCAATCATCAATGCTAAAATCATCAAAGAGTATTCAACGTCAAATGAAGTTATTAGCACGTATGAAATTCAATCTATCTGCGATTCCATTGACAGACATTATCACTGAATTACGACGTTATTTCATTATGATGGTAGTTGTGATGTTAGTAATCGTTTTTGGTTTGGGTGTATGGCCATCATTGTGGTGGTTACAATATTTCTATTACTTCTTTGCGATGATTATCTTTTTGTACGCATTAAGCTTGGTAACGTCAACGGTGTCAGTGTTGATTCCGGACTTCTATAATGCTTATGCAGCTATATTACGTGTAGGAATGTGGGTATCCGGAGTTGTTATTTCAATTGACTCACCGCCACTTCCAGAGACAATTTCACAAATTCTAAAATTAAACCCTTTGTATTATATTATTAAGGGAATGCGTGAAACATTGATGCTTAATCCAGTTGGATTTTGGGATAATATGACACTAACATGCATTTTTTGGGGAATTGTAAGTATTTTCTTGATTGTTGGAGTGCACATTCATATGCGCTTCCGTGATCGTTTCTTGGACTTTATTTAA
- a CDS encoding ATP-binding cassette domain-containing protein: MSENKVMVSAKFVTKRFDLAEKQSDKLKAVFKFWDKGIPSFWSVKGVSFDAHAGETIGIIGTNGSGKSTLLEMVAGIRQPTSGKMEINGETSMIAVGAGMRPQLTGRANIRLKALMQGMTDKQIDEKMDEIIEFSELGDFIDQPVKSYSSGMKSKLGFAISVYSEASIIIIDEALSVGDQTFAEKSIARTKKFQEEGKTIFFVSHSANQIKQMADRIIWMHYGDIRMDGPTDEVMPEYQKFVKNFNALPEKERLAYQKEHKDAQKNFTMDDLKKKIRESSDKGTPRKALKSLTVPKSSAGTLTNNTKIILMMLILMTSLLIAKQVMNVSFKDIQKNVPTMMHGKKASSAESAVSVVEEKKTVIQNKYTVPSDMSTEELAKSLNVTLEDLASVNNFETDQVKAGDVITVPQER, encoded by the coding sequence ATGAGTGAAAATAAAGTAATGGTTTCAGCTAAATTTGTAACCAAGCGTTTTGACTTAGCTGAAAAACAATCAGATAAATTAAAAGCCGTTTTTAAATTTTGGGATAAGGGTATTCCGAGCTTTTGGTCTGTAAAAGGTGTTTCGTTTGATGCGCATGCCGGTGAAACAATTGGAATTATTGGTACTAATGGTTCCGGTAAATCAACGCTGCTAGAAATGGTTGCAGGGATTCGTCAACCAACTAGTGGAAAAATGGAAATCAACGGTGAAACGTCAATGATCGCAGTGGGAGCCGGAATGCGTCCACAATTAACAGGTCGTGCGAATATCCGATTGAAAGCTTTGATGCAAGGAATGACTGATAAACAAATCGATGAAAAGATGGACGAAATTATCGAGTTTTCTGAATTAGGCGATTTTATTGATCAACCAGTTAAAAGCTACTCTTCTGGTATGAAATCTAAGTTGGGGTTTGCAATTTCAGTTTATTCTGAAGCAAGCATTATCATTATTGACGAAGCCCTTTCTGTTGGAGATCAAACTTTCGCAGAAAAGTCTATCGCGCGAACTAAAAAGTTCCAAGAAGAAGGAAAAACAATCTTCTTTGTGTCACACTCAGCGAACCAGATTAAGCAAATGGCTGATCGAATTATTTGGATGCATTATGGGGATATCCGCATGGATGGACCAACTGATGAAGTGATGCCGGAATACCAAAAGTTCGTCAAAAATTTTAATGCACTACCTGAAAAAGAACGATTGGCATATCAAAAAGAACATAAAGATGCGCAAAAAAATTTCACGATGGATGATTTGAAGAAGAAAATCCGTGAAAGTTCTGATAAAGGAACTCCAAGAAAAGCATTGAAATCTTTGACGGTTCCAAAAAGTAGTGCTGGAACATTGACTAATAACACTAAGATCATTTTGATGATGCTAATTTTGATGACGTCACTATTAATTGCAAAGCAAGTGATGAATGTTTCCTTCAAAGATATTCAGAAAAATGTTCCAACGATGATGCACGGTAAAAAAGCATCTAGTGCAGAATCAGCGGTCTCTGTGGTTGAAGAAAAGAAGACAGTTATTCAGAATAAGTACACTGTGCCATCAGACATGAGTACGGAAGAATTAGCAAAAAGTCTAAATGTTACACTTGAAGACCTAGCAAGTGTAAATAATTTTGAAACAGATCAAGTGAAAGCGGGCGATGTAATTACAGTGCCGCAAGAGAGGTAA
- a CDS encoding Ig-like domain-containing protein produces MNKLKVFISMLAVVMGIGFATTTAEAKDITSEAPNNLVDNLKFMAPTLNQGEISSLTVSFSEKYDEQLSAGDTITLTLPDGIKGMLDNGQPSKIELKNSAGVVFGEVIVSEGKAVVTFSDAVEKLDNIRGHFNIAIIAENVQRETDLKVSPLNMGLPEKNSKGVPMNTEGLTIRGVTKYEETAPEGEFDYTKQGDMVTGVGNVRWFINVNQRQQVIEKFASDIVIKDTLGPGQVFKKDSFMVSRTKWNPTLKKNETSWVSIPELQAAGWVKVVKDPSVDGKSFEIILNVEDPKWTAELSGQSFALSYITDVTDPKLAEFTNNLDMSYQIEGKNPVKENKNYQTKNIRLDGAADGDTGHANPPLTLNEFNENDVDVIEETVEPLPEDPNNPQVPNVTEEPEDDKVTETDKPEILNDGKLVEEVLEEEQLEILDDIIQEHIEGGLEEGHTHEVEIDGKPEILTDEEIIDEILTPEQKEELKDVIERDKEKQKPEVKPVPEEEKPEPKPEVKPIPEKEKPEVKPAPEKKKSEEKKTESTTEVKKAEVKSEDKSDDKETLPETGYKNNVLLTLAGLLIAGFGAFFYKKNL; encoded by the coding sequence ATGAATAAACTAAAAGTATTTATTTCAATGCTAGCTGTTGTAATGGGGATTGGGTTCGCTACTACAACTGCGGAAGCAAAAGATATCACTTCAGAAGCACCAAACAATTTGGTCGACAATTTGAAGTTCATGGCTCCGACATTGAACCAAGGAGAAATTAGTTCTCTTACGGTCTCTTTCAGTGAAAAATATGACGAGCAATTGTCAGCTGGAGATACGATTACTTTGACATTGCCTGATGGAATCAAGGGAATGTTGGATAACGGACAACCATCAAAAATTGAATTGAAGAATTCAGCGGGCGTTGTCTTTGGTGAAGTGATTGTTTCAGAAGGTAAGGCGGTTGTTACGTTTAGTGATGCCGTAGAAAAGCTAGATAATATTCGTGGGCATTTTAATATTGCCATTATCGCGGAAAACGTACAACGTGAAACAGATTTAAAAGTTAGTCCATTGAACATGGGACTTCCTGAAAAGAATTCAAAGGGTGTACCAATGAATACGGAAGGTCTAACAATTCGTGGTGTGACAAAATACGAAGAAACTGCACCGGAAGGTGAATTTGATTACACTAAGCAAGGTGACATGGTTACTGGTGTAGGTAACGTACGTTGGTTTATCAATGTTAACCAACGTCAACAAGTCATTGAGAAGTTTGCGTCTGATATCGTAATCAAGGATACGCTTGGCCCTGGTCAAGTTTTCAAGAAGGATAGTTTCATGGTTTCACGTACAAAGTGGAATCCTACTTTGAAGAAGAATGAAACATCATGGGTTTCAATCCCGGAACTTCAAGCAGCTGGATGGGTTAAGGTTGTTAAGGATCCATCTGTTGATGGAAAGAGTTTTGAAATCATCCTGAATGTTGAAGATCCTAAGTGGACTGCTGAACTTTCAGGACAAAGTTTTGCCTTGAGTTACATCACTGATGTTACTGATCCGAAGTTAGCAGAATTCACCAATAACCTTGATATGAGCTACCAAATTGAAGGTAAGAATCCAGTTAAGGAAAATAAGAATTACCAAACAAAGAACATTCGTTTGGATGGTGCTGCAGATGGAGACACTGGGCACGCCAACCCACCATTGACTTTGAACGAATTCAATGAAAATGATGTTGACGTTATTGAAGAAACAGTAGAACCTTTGCCAGAAGATCCAAATAATCCTCAAGTTCCAAATGTAACCGAAGAACCAGAAGATGATAAGGTTACTGAAACTGATAAGCCAGAAATCTTGAATGATGGAAAGCTTGTTGAAGAAGTTTTGGAAGAAGAACAACTAGAAATCTTAGATGATATCATCCAAGAACACATCGAAGGTGGTCTTGAAGAAGGACACACTCATGAAGTGGAAATTGATGGAAAGCCAGAAATTTTGACTGATGAAGAAATTATTGATGAAATTTTGACACCAGAACAAAAAGAAGAGCTAAAAGACGTTATCGAACGTGATAAGGAAAAGCAAAAGCCAGAAGTGAAGCCTGTTCCTGAAGAGGAAAAGCCAGAACCAAAGCCAGAAGTGAAGCCTATTCCTGAAAAGGAAAAGCCAGAAGTGAAGCCAGCTCCAGAAAAGAAGAAGTCAGAAGAAAAGAAGACAGAATCTACTACTGAAGTTAAAAAGGCTGAAGTTAAGTCAGAAGACAAGTCTGATGACAAAGAAACTTTGCCAGAAACAGGATACAAGAACAACGTATTGTTGACTCTTGCTGGTTTGTTAATTGCAGGATTCGGTGCATTCTTCTACAAGAAGAACCTATAA
- a CDS encoding MIP/aquaporin family protein — protein sequence MEKFKVYLAEFIGTLLLIATGTGTALFSAQAGLVAVALAFGFAIIISAYAFGAISGAHLNPAVSFAMAMNKRISWLDFLGYAGAQVLGALAGSAMILGVWLSTGMVESKMFKVLPLGSTTYAGQNMIPVSATGAFVIEAILTFVLVLVILMVTSEKFGAGAVAGVVIALTLAAMILVGGNLTGASLNPARSFGPAMMEAFLGNTKAIGQMGIYLLGPMVGAALAALIAKFFGSEEAA from the coding sequence ATGGAAAAGTTTAAAGTATATTTGGCGGAGTTCATCGGAACTTTACTATTGATCGCAACAGGAACAGGTACCGCATTGTTCAGCGCACAAGCTGGATTAGTAGCAGTCGCCTTGGCCTTTGGGTTTGCAATTATCATTAGTGCCTACGCATTTGGTGCGATTTCAGGGGCACACTTGAACCCAGCCGTTTCATTCGCAATGGCAATGAACAAGCGTATCTCATGGCTTGACTTCTTGGGTTACGCCGGAGCACAAGTGTTGGGAGCATTGGCTGGTTCAGCAATGATCTTGGGTGTATGGTTGTCAACTGGAATGGTTGAATCAAAGATGTTCAAGGTTCTTCCTTTGGGATCAACAACATACGCTGGTCAAAACATGATTCCTGTTTCAGCAACTGGAGCCTTCGTTATTGAAGCAATCTTGACTTTCGTCTTGGTATTGGTAATCTTGATGGTTACTTCAGAAAAGTTTGGTGCTGGTGCCGTTGCTGGTGTCGTTATTGCCTTGACTTTGGCAGCAATGATCTTGGTTGGTGGAAACCTAACTGGTGCATCATTGAACCCAGCCCGTTCATTCGGACCTGCAATGATGGAAGCCTTCTTGGGAAACACTAAGGCAATTGGTCAAATGGGTATCTACTTACTTGGACCTATGGTTGGAGCTGCTTTGGCTGCTTTGATCGCTAAGTTCTTCGGTTCAGAAGAAGCTGCTTAA
- a CDS encoding helix-turn-helix domain-containing protein, whose amino-acid sequence MQDLGQVLKECRNEAGLSQSDVADAIHVSRQSISKWENNSQLPDISRVRDMCNLYGVSVDCLMEKMEPAEVQGLDNKGNFDGNVQQLMENLRADYEQGKKRTYFDESVLLLIILGVCACLPIIDLIAPWLVIWKNKKTNRYYWWINAICVIMWFVSLSTYGIAYVMSERFI is encoded by the coding sequence ATGCAAGATCTAGGCCAGGTACTAAAAGAGTGTCGAAATGAAGCTGGTTTATCTCAATCCGATGTTGCGGATGCAATTCATGTTTCACGTCAATCAATTTCAAAATGGGAAAACAATTCGCAACTACCAGACATTTCACGTGTAAGAGACATGTGTAATCTATATGGAGTTAGCGTAGATTGTTTGATGGAAAAGATGGAACCGGCAGAAGTACAGGGTCTTGATAATAAAGGGAACTTTGACGGTAACGTCCAACAGTTGATGGAAAATCTTCGGGCTGATTACGAGCAGGGGAAAAAGCGCACGTATTTTGATGAGAGTGTGTTGTTGCTTATTATCTTAGGCGTATGTGCATGTTTACCAATTATTGACCTAATTGCACCATGGTTAGTCATCTGGAAAAATAAGAAGACTAATCGGTACTATTGGTGGATTAATGCGATTTGTGTCATCATGTGGTTTGTGTCTTTAAGTACATATGGTATCGCTTATGTGATGTCAGAACGATTTATATAG
- a CDS encoding NAD(P)H-hydrate epimerase, with the protein MVEAITAQEMQQLERYTIDEIGVSPLVLMERTAMSVIEVLGAGDFDLSKVLVLCGLGNNGGDGIAIARLLIQKGINVDLLILGDEKRASPRTLSQLNIARKYGIEVKQRASDFRSYTAIVDALFGIGLSKPVPAKLGDVIKRINSANVPVVSVDTPSGLDATSGEILGSSIRAAATVTFGYAKTGLLQNEGLKRAGNIYVKDIGVYKYPGFEAEETSAE; encoded by the coding sequence ATGGTCGAAGCAATCACAGCACAAGAGATGCAACAATTAGAACGATACACAATCGATGAAATTGGGGTATCACCATTAGTACTAATGGAACGTACTGCCATGTCAGTCATCGAGGTCTTAGGTGCCGGTGATTTTGACCTTAGCAAAGTCCTTGTCTTATGTGGGCTTGGAAATAACGGAGGTGATGGAATCGCCATCGCCCGTTTGTTGATTCAAAAAGGAATTAACGTTGATCTACTAATCCTTGGTGACGAAAAACGCGCCTCACCTCGTACTTTGAGCCAACTAAACATTGCTCGCAAGTATGGGATTGAAGTGAAGCAACGTGCAAGTGACTTCCGTAGTTACACTGCCATCGTTGACGCTTTGTTTGGAATTGGTTTGTCAAAGCCCGTTCCTGCCAAGCTAGGTGACGTTATCAAGCGTATTAATTCAGCAAACGTTCCAGTTGTTTCAGTCGATACACCATCTGGACTAGATGCCACATCTGGTGAAATTCTAGGTTCTTCAATTCGTGCCGCGGCTACTGTTACCTTTGGCTACGCTAAAACAGGTTTGTTGCAAAACGAAGGATTGAAGCGTGCTGGAAATATCTACGTCAAGGATATCGGTGTTTACAAGTACCCTGGATTTGAAGCTGAAGAAACTTCAGCAGAATAG